A single Pan troglodytes isolate AG18354 chromosome 19, NHGRI_mPanTro3-v2.0_pri, whole genome shotgun sequence DNA region contains:
- the LOC129137730 gene encoding LOW QUALITY PROTEIN: olfactory receptor 1L6 (The sequence of the model RefSeq protein was modified relative to this genomic sequence to represent the inferred CDS: deleted 2 bases in 2 codons) has translation MAPTNLTSAPVFLLLGLVDGTDAHPLLFLLCLGIYLLNALSNLSMVALVRSDGALRSPMYYFLGHLSLVDVCFTTVTVPRLLAGLLHPGQAISFQACFAQMYFFLALGITERYLLAAMSYDRATAVRRTLRYGTLVTPWRCAALVRASWAVAHLHSLLRSVLLSAFSYPYPTPVRHFFCDMTVMLSLTTSDTSAAETAIFSEGLAVVLAPLLLVFLFLRAHPGRGARLRSAGGRRRAFSTCGAHLVAVALFFGSVLSVYFRPSSPAYSARYDRLASVVYAVITPTLNPFINSLRHKEVKGALKRGLRWRAAPQEA, from the exons ATGGCTCCGACCAACCTCACATCTGCCCCCGTGTTCCTCCTCCTCGGCCTGGTGGACGGAACAGACGCCCACCCGCTGCTGTTCCTGCTCTGCCTTGGCATCTATCTGCTCAACGCCCTGAGCaacctgagcatggtggcgctgGTGAGGTCCGACGGGGCCCTCCGCTCCCCCATGTATTACTTCTTGGGTCACCTGAGCCTCGTGGACGTCTGCTTTACCACCGTCACGGTCCCCAGGCTGCTGGCCGGCCTGCTCCACCCGGGCCAGGCCATATCCTTCCAGGCGTGCTTTGCCCAGATGTACTTCTTCCTGGCTCTGGGCATCACCGAGCGCTACCTCCTGGCGGCCATGTCCTACGACCGCGCGACGGCGGTGCGCCGGACCCTGCGCTACGGCACGCTGGTGACGCCATGGCGCTGCGCCGCGCTGGTGCGTGCGTCGTGGGCCGTGGCGCACCTGCACTCGCTGCTGCGCTCGGTGCTCCTCTCCGCGTTCTCCTACCCTTACCCCACCCCCGTGCGCCACTTCTTTTGCGACATGACGGTGATGCTGAGCTTGACGACCTCGGACACGTCCGCCGCGGAGACGGCCATCTTCTCCGAGGGCCTGGCCGTGGTGTTGGCCCCGCTGCTCCTCGTGTTCCTTTTCCTACGCGCGCATCCTGGTCGCGGTGCTCGGCTT CGCTCGGCCGGCGGCCGGCGCCGCGCCTTCTCCACCTGCGGGGCCCACCTAGTGGCGGTGGCGCTTTTCTTTGGCTCTGTCCTCTCCGTGTATTTCCGGCCGTCGTCT CCTGCCTACTCAGCCCGCTACGACCGCCTGGCCAGCGTGGTCTACGCTGTCATCACGCCGACCTTGAACCCTTTCATCAACAGCCTTCGCCACAAAGAGGTCAAGGGCGCCCTGAAAAGGGGGCTCAGATGGAGGGCTGCACCCCAAGAGGCGTGA